From a single Chitinophaga sp. Cy-1792 genomic region:
- a CDS encoding RagB/SusD family nutrient uptake outer membrane protein, protein MKKIVLTILIATGLFACRKLDQPMTKEFTEASYWRNAQDGLDALTACYEHLYKDDYFFGDEALTDNAYNNGTGLLNVNAISNGGYDGNNDRVKDDWSYYYTTIRRCNEVVVNMDKVPGIDSTLKRRIVAEARFIRAYAYFQLSSFYGDVPFYTNLISIEESRTIPRSDKEKVQQFVLTELTDIRKDLPVNTAQAQQDRGRVTRGAAIAMSARVHLFRSEWQQVVSDCELLIGKTTDGTYALFGNYSNLFTVANEYNSEVIFDLQYGGSRTYDKQRQFMPQTVTALRSVLVPTQDLVDDYIMANGKAITDAGSGYDENNPYVGRDPRFEATILHHGSKVTDLSGVVQTILTQPGSVPATNTVDDQGASPTGYYFQKYYDRTATNYSSGLNLILIRYADVLLMYAEAKNELGQMNAAVWGQTIQPIRTRAGFADAGATVYNAAMDQATMQTLIRRERRAEFAFEGLRTLDIRRWKIAATVLSRPVRGIRVSSGAFNKDARGYIIVENRVFTDPKHYLWPVPTAERDQNKNLSQNQDW, encoded by the coding sequence ATGAAGAAAATTGTTCTGACCATATTGATTGCTACGGGCTTATTTGCCTGTCGTAAACTCGATCAGCCAATGACAAAAGAGTTTACAGAAGCCTCGTACTGGCGTAATGCACAGGATGGACTGGATGCATTGACCGCCTGTTATGAACATCTTTACAAAGATGATTATTTCTTTGGCGACGAAGCTTTAACAGATAATGCATATAACAACGGCACCGGTTTGCTGAATGTGAATGCCATCTCCAACGGAGGTTACGACGGTAATAACGACCGGGTAAAAGATGACTGGTCTTATTACTATACCACCATTCGCAGGTGCAATGAAGTGGTGGTGAATATGGATAAGGTACCTGGTATCGACAGTACACTGAAGCGGAGAATAGTTGCAGAAGCCCGGTTTATCCGCGCCTACGCGTATTTTCAGCTCTCTTCTTTTTATGGTGATGTACCATTTTATACCAATCTTATTTCCATAGAAGAATCAAGAACGATACCCCGTAGCGACAAAGAGAAGGTACAGCAGTTTGTGCTTACAGAGTTGACGGATATACGAAAAGATTTACCTGTAAATACCGCCCAGGCGCAGCAGGACAGAGGCCGCGTTACCCGTGGTGCCGCCATCGCCATGAGTGCCAGGGTACACCTGTTCCGCAGCGAATGGCAGCAGGTAGTCAGTGATTGTGAATTGCTGATCGGGAAAACAACGGATGGCACCTATGCGCTGTTCGGTAATTACAGTAACCTGTTCACCGTGGCCAATGAATATAACAGTGAAGTGATTTTTGACCTGCAATATGGCGGAAGCAGAACATACGATAAACAGCGCCAGTTTATGCCGCAAACAGTTACAGCCCTTAGAAGCGTGCTGGTGCCAACGCAGGACCTCGTAGATGATTATATCATGGCGAATGGAAAAGCCATTACGGATGCAGGTTCGGGCTACGATGAAAATAATCCCTATGTAGGAAGAGACCCTCGTTTTGAAGCAACCATACTCCATCATGGATCGAAGGTTACAGACCTGAGTGGCGTCGTTCAAACGATTCTGACACAGCCGGGCTCCGTGCCTGCTACCAATACGGTAGATGACCAGGGCGCTTCACCTACCGGTTACTATTTCCAGAAATATTACGACAGAACAGCCACCAACTACTCTTCAGGACTAAACCTGATACTGATCAGATATGCCGATGTATTGCTCATGTATGCAGAAGCAAAAAATGAACTGGGGCAAATGAATGCTGCTGTCTGGGGACAGACCATTCAGCCAATCCGTACCCGTGCAGGCTTTGCAGATGCAGGTGCTACCGTGTATAATGCTGCCATGGACCAGGCAACCATGCAAACATTGATTCGCCGGGAGAGAAGAGCAGAGTTTGCATTCGAAGGATTGCGTACGCTGGATATCCGACGCTGGAAAATTGCGGCTACTGTGTTAAGCAGACCCGTAAGAGGTATCCGGGTAAGCTCCGGCGCATTCAATAAAGATGCGCGCGGATATATCATTGTCGAGAACAGGGTTTTTACTGATCCGAAGCATTATCTGTGGCCGGTTCCGACCGCAGAAAGGGACCAGAATAAAAATCTTTCACAAAACCAGGATTGGTAA
- a CDS encoding acyl carrier protein yields the protein MAQPTESNVINTISTATGVPETAINPATTFSELGMTSILAVQLASKLENKLGVKLNLDEMTNTQTIGDLVSYIETKAK from the coding sequence ATGGCACAGCCTACTGAATCAAATGTGATCAACACAATCAGCACTGCGACTGGTGTTCCTGAGACAGCCATCAATCCTGCCACCACATTTAGTGAGTTGGGGATGACCTCCATTCTGGCCGTTCAGCTTGCATCCAAACTGGAAAATAAACTTGGGGTAAAATTAAACCTCGATGAGATGACAAATACGCAAACCATAGGAGACCTTGTGAGTTATATAGAAACGAAGGCTAAGTAA
- a CDS encoding glycoside hydrolase family 76 protein → MKRFIYLAFLFPLLACTACLKEPVDDGPGPGAGKARYVFNWSQIADSSLKGLLNNYWNQDKYFNQNNNGNTTFNYWPNAHALDVLVDAYIRTGDAAIKTRMDDLLAGMKVKNGNTYINYFYDDMEWMTLACLRAFEATGDTKYKDVAVLLWNDIKGGWDAVWGGGIHWNKDFSKNYKNTPANAPAVIIAARMYAITQQPDDIAWAKKIYDWEKAVLVDPVSGLVWDGINQDGSGNVVKNWNFTYNQGVFIGAGVELYKLTGQATYLNDALKTANNALGGTFTKSNILNSEGNGDGGLFKGILVRYLMLLITDGSISSTDAAKFASFLQLNAETLWQKGTSKPQMIFNKDWTVPATNSDLTEQLSGEMLMDAAYRLNQMGLLK, encoded by the coding sequence ATGAAAAGATTCATTTATTTAGCATTTTTGTTTCCGCTGCTGGCCTGCACAGCATGTTTGAAAGAGCCGGTAGATGATGGGCCGGGCCCCGGCGCCGGCAAAGCAAGATATGTATTCAACTGGTCGCAGATAGCCGATTCATCTTTAAAGGGATTGCTAAACAACTACTGGAACCAGGATAAATACTTTAACCAGAATAATAACGGAAATACCACCTTCAATTACTGGCCCAATGCCCATGCGCTGGATGTTTTGGTAGATGCGTATATCCGTACCGGTGATGCGGCCATCAAAACCAGGATGGATGACCTGCTTGCCGGAATGAAAGTAAAGAACGGTAATACTTATATCAACTATTTTTATGATGATATGGAGTGGATGACCCTGGCTTGTCTCAGAGCTTTTGAGGCAACAGGTGACACTAAATATAAAGATGTGGCCGTACTGCTCTGGAATGATATCAAAGGAGGCTGGGACGCGGTATGGGGCGGCGGCATCCATTGGAACAAGGATTTCTCTAAAAACTATAAAAATACACCTGCCAATGCACCCGCAGTCATCATTGCCGCAAGAATGTATGCCATTACACAGCAGCCGGATGATATCGCCTGGGCCAAAAAAATTTACGACTGGGAGAAAGCTGTACTGGTAGATCCTGTCAGCGGATTGGTATGGGATGGTATCAACCAGGATGGCAGTGGTAACGTAGTAAAAAACTGGAACTTTACCTACAACCAGGGCGTGTTTATTGGCGCAGGTGTTGAATTGTATAAGCTCACCGGGCAAGCCACCTATTTAAACGATGCCTTGAAGACCGCCAATAATGCGCTGGGTGGGACCTTCACCAAATCGAATATACTCAATAGTGAAGGCAATGGTGATGGTGGCCTGTTTAAAGGTATCCTGGTGCGTTACCTGATGTTGCTGATTACGGATGGAAGTATCAGTAGTACGGATGCTGCTAAGTTTGCCAGCTTCCTGCAGCTGAATGCAGAAACACTCTGGCAGAAAGGCACCTCCAAACCGCAGATGATCTTCAACAAAGACTGGACAGTTCCTGCCACAAACAGTGACCTTACCGAGCAACTGAGTGGCGAAATGCTGATGGATGCCGCTTACCGCCTGAATCAAATGGGGCTGCTTAAATAA
- a CDS encoding SusE domain-containing protein produces MHKYLFLIVGSILFFSCKKNDYSLNTNIQPVPKLTAPLDNKYIKLQPTTSATTSFEWDQARAEDGSLVLYEVAFDKEGGDFSNPVARYTSDGGGVQNKLTLSHKDLNSIAGKAGILSLATGKLKWTVFASKGYNIQKAAETKLIEVERPNGFAEIPADVYLTGDATEAGAELGNALKMKSTSPGVFEIYTSLKNGKYHFTDRNTGTPSTYSLTGNAVIEGGENAQTTGLKVCRIRLDFNNAASNVTTITSIGLWFAPLNVMQCEINYAGNSTWSIKSQPIAFKQESWGRDERYKFRIATVDSDGNTGSEWIGSSNADNNRPTSASPLSFWYLIPISNNDQWNYCYKFAAEADMHNCDINLYFSADKNYTHEVIVK; encoded by the coding sequence ATGCATAAATATCTTTTCCTTATCGTAGGCAGCATCTTATTTTTCAGCTGTAAGAAGAATGATTATTCCTTAAATACCAATATTCAGCCGGTACCAAAGCTGACGGCACCGCTGGATAATAAATATATCAAGCTGCAACCCACTACCAGTGCCACTACCAGCTTTGAGTGGGACCAGGCCCGTGCAGAAGATGGTTCACTGGTGTTGTATGAAGTAGCTTTTGATAAAGAAGGGGGCGATTTCTCTAATCCGGTAGCCAGGTATACTTCAGATGGCGGAGGTGTGCAGAACAAACTGACGCTCTCTCATAAAGACCTGAACAGCATTGCCGGTAAGGCTGGTATTCTCTCTTTGGCAACAGGTAAACTGAAATGGACGGTTTTTGCATCGAAAGGGTACAATATTCAGAAAGCAGCAGAAACAAAATTAATTGAAGTGGAGCGGCCAAATGGTTTTGCTGAAATACCTGCAGATGTTTATCTGACCGGCGATGCCACAGAGGCAGGTGCTGAACTCGGGAATGCCTTGAAAATGAAATCCACTTCTCCTGGTGTCTTTGAAATTTATACTTCCCTGAAAAATGGTAAATATCATTTTACAGATAGAAATACCGGCACTCCTTCCACTTATTCCCTGACAGGAAATGCTGTAATAGAAGGCGGAGAAAATGCACAGACCACGGGGCTTAAAGTATGCCGTATTCGCCTGGACTTCAACAATGCGGCGTCTAATGTAACAACTATTACCAGTATAGGTTTATGGTTTGCTCCTTTAAATGTAATGCAGTGTGAAATTAACTATGCCGGTAATAGCACCTGGAGTATTAAAAGTCAGCCCATCGCCTTCAAGCAGGAAAGCTGGGGCCGTGATGAACGATATAAATTTCGTATAGCCACGGTAGATAGTGATGGGAATACAGGCAGCGAATGGATCGGCAGTTCCAATGCTGATAACAACCGCCCGACTTCCGCTTCACCGCTAAGTTTCTGGTACCTGATTCCGATCAGTAACAATGATCAGTGGAATTATTGCTACAAGTTTGCAGCAGAAGCAGATATGCATAACTGTGATATCAACCTTTATTTCTCTGCTGATAAAAATTACACACACGAAGTTATCGTTAAATAG
- a CDS encoding FecR family protein gives MLNEEQFVLLVMRKLTGVASPEETATLENIISSHPGLRERYQHLEHYFNDAPHHSSENMELVLQKTLSKIRAGNGDATPVRRLYKRRYAVISAVAASLLIGMVIFFYNKERSPIPAKALQWVNRKNGKATRSYIELADGSKIWLNAASQLTYPEQFDRQSRTVFLEGEAFFDIAANPSRPFIIRLKKGTIKVLGTSFNIKAYENEPLQAAVVTGKVAFIPRYEEAKKVSDTILITPDVKVIYAANSGTLIKANTIGGEDKAWTDGHLIFRNATLEEIAANLERNFNKKVEFEASAPRQFRLTGTFHNNSLEEIMYYLSKSKAFHYRITDSTLVIGE, from the coding sequence ATGTTAAATGAAGAACAATTCGTATTACTGGTAATGCGGAAACTAACGGGTGTTGCCAGTCCGGAAGAAACAGCCACCTTAGAAAATATTATCAGCAGCCATCCTGGCCTCCGGGAAAGGTACCAGCATCTGGAACATTATTTTAATGATGCCCCGCATCATTCCAGTGAAAATATGGAATTGGTACTGCAGAAAACCTTGTCGAAAATCCGGGCCGGGAACGGGGATGCCACGCCTGTAAGGCGCTTGTATAAACGCAGATATGCAGTCATTTCCGCGGTGGCTGCCAGTCTTTTAATAGGCATGGTTATTTTCTTTTATAATAAAGAGAGAAGCCCCATTCCTGCGAAAGCCCTGCAATGGGTAAACAGAAAGAATGGCAAAGCCACCAGGTCCTATATCGAACTGGCCGATGGCAGTAAGATCTGGTTAAATGCTGCCAGTCAGCTTACCTATCCTGAACAATTCGATCGTCAAAGCAGGACCGTATTCCTCGAAGGAGAAGCGTTTTTTGATATTGCAGCGAACCCTTCACGTCCTTTTATTATCCGGCTGAAGAAGGGCACCATCAAGGTATTAGGCACTTCTTTCAATATTAAGGCCTATGAAAACGAGCCGCTGCAGGCTGCCGTTGTTACCGGAAAAGTAGCATTTATTCCCCGCTATGAAGAAGCTAAAAAGGTAAGTGATACGATCCTCATTACACCGGACGTAAAGGTCATCTATGCGGCCAATAGCGGTACCCTTATCAAAGCCAATACAATAGGAGGAGAAGATAAAGCCTGGACAGATGGACACCTCATTTTCAGAAATGCTACCCTGGAAGAAATCGCTGCCAACCTGGAACGCAACTTTAACAAAAAAGTGGAATTTGAAGCATCGGCACCACGACAATTCAGGCTCACTGGCACTTTCCATAACAATAGCCTGGAAGAAATCATGTACTATCTCAGTAAATCCAAAGCGTTTCACTACCGGATTACAGATTCAACTTTAGTTATCGGAGAATAA
- a CDS encoding TonB-dependent receptor, with amino-acid sequence MRKELYRPSFRPSFLSLFLGLSMISVLDIHAQVVYASGQRRQHTTAKDHERPPAMNYLVSLKVENASLVQVLDQIETQTSLVFVYSNDDLKSVQKVSLDVKDNKLEDVLQMILLPLDINYEIISNKIILKRVGADFAASIANQQQEITISGRVVDSKGQAIPGANIRLKGKTIGAVTNADGNYSLRISGADLNGFLLVSSIGYIPAEIAIEGRKSIVAMLTIDNKELGEVVVTAYGSQKKGQVTAAISTVSAKDITDRPVVNMYQALQGQAPNLIIQQNTAEPGAGLTMNIRGVGSLTGNDPLVIIDGIQAGSDGLRNLNPYDVESISVLKDAASSAIYGSQAANGVIYITTKKGKKDERPAVQYNGMYGWQTPTTLPRNVEAWQYMTLKNEALVNSGKTPQFTPADIKYWHDRGSEPAMLKEMLRTSTPQQNHSVSLTGGGKSSSYLLSLGYLDQGNMLQNKYVSQDFYYKRYNTRLNVSVDVSKYVKVSANAAYTRSNTRKQAADIGMLMRDAMRVPRIYPVKDTLGNWVVPALTSNSVFALLNDYGYESKAVDNLMGGLDIIVTPVNHFKINFNASANYNVESNDRRINQFSYAPYYTTATPPLYNERHVSEYKNLISNIYTTAEYENTFGEHYVKGQVGVRSDATNETWGMRADRFGTTNLDQDWSIGGGYIPKSDGTYDYRDLGTYNDIINPNLYALNSLFGRVNYAYADKYLAEFTWRYDGSSKLAPGHRWQFFPAFSLGWRLTDEAFLQEIKDRIGNIKLRYSYGQVGNSNIGGFNYLARVKLNNANYSFNNSPANGSTFTTYNDLLKWEISTMSNYGVDADFFKGRLTASFDYFNKQTTGIYLFQTVPGTAGTDAPLENVGTVNNKGWELNLTYHLKTGAFTHNFGFNISDNLNKVIKFGQESIQGSDVTFIIKEGYPIASYYGYKSAGLYQNLDDLKNAPKVPFAYNQQVMPGDIKYVDRNKDGVIDENDRYIFGNPFPRYTFGFTYNVSWKNFDLTMFWQGVGKRTQFLRGDIVEAFHNNEDHAMVQHLDRWTPTNPNATYPRLTIGAADQNNFAYSDYWLFDTRYLRLKNFQLGYSLPASLLQRAHIQGARVYFTSQNLITIMPKRFREIGVDPEFTQFDNKLSMSNYNPIAGRNYPNAATYSFGVDFKF; translated from the coding sequence ATGAGAAAGGAACTTTACCGGCCTTCTTTCAGACCGTCCTTCCTGTCACTGTTTCTTGGTCTGTCTATGATAAGTGTACTGGATATCCATGCCCAGGTTGTCTATGCGTCGGGTCAGCGTCGGCAACACACTACCGCTAAAGATCATGAACGACCGCCGGCCATGAACTACCTGGTTAGCCTGAAGGTAGAAAATGCAAGCCTGGTACAGGTATTAGATCAGATCGAAACGCAGACATCCCTGGTATTTGTGTATTCAAACGACGATCTCAAATCAGTACAAAAAGTATCCCTGGACGTGAAGGATAATAAGTTGGAAGATGTACTGCAAATGATTTTGCTTCCACTTGATATCAACTATGAAATTATCTCCAATAAGATTATCCTGAAAAGAGTAGGGGCCGATTTCGCCGCCAGTATAGCGAATCAGCAACAGGAAATTACCATCAGTGGCCGCGTGGTGGACAGCAAGGGACAGGCTATTCCCGGTGCCAATATCAGGCTGAAAGGGAAAACCATCGGCGCTGTTACCAATGCAGATGGCAATTACTCACTTAGAATTTCCGGCGCTGATCTGAATGGATTTTTACTGGTTTCATCTATCGGCTATATCCCTGCTGAAATAGCCATTGAAGGCCGTAAGAGTATTGTGGCCATGTTGACTATAGATAATAAAGAACTTGGCGAAGTAGTAGTTACCGCCTACGGCTCACAGAAAAAGGGACAGGTTACTGCTGCTATCAGCACCGTATCTGCAAAAGATATTACCGACAGGCCAGTGGTAAACATGTATCAGGCCTTGCAAGGCCAGGCTCCCAACCTGATTATACAGCAGAATACAGCAGAACCGGGTGCCGGCCTTACCATGAATATTCGCGGTGTAGGTAGCTTAACAGGGAATGACCCGCTGGTTATTATTGATGGTATTCAGGCCGGAAGTGATGGATTGCGTAATCTCAATCCTTACGACGTAGAAAGTATTTCTGTGTTAAAAGATGCTGCTTCTTCGGCCATTTATGGTTCACAGGCGGCAAATGGGGTCATCTATATCACTACAAAAAAAGGGAAAAAAGATGAACGGCCTGCTGTGCAATATAATGGCATGTATGGCTGGCAAACACCTACTACGCTGCCCCGGAACGTGGAAGCATGGCAATATATGACTTTGAAAAACGAAGCATTGGTAAACTCCGGGAAAACACCACAGTTTACACCCGCAGATATTAAGTATTGGCACGACCGCGGCTCCGAGCCCGCTATGCTCAAGGAAATGCTTCGTACCTCCACACCACAGCAGAATCATAGTGTTAGTCTGACCGGTGGCGGAAAATCAAGCAGCTACCTGTTGTCGCTCGGCTACCTCGACCAGGGAAATATGTTGCAGAATAAATACGTCAGCCAGGACTTCTACTATAAAAGATATAACACCCGCCTGAATGTTTCCGTTGATGTCAGCAAGTACGTGAAAGTATCGGCGAATGCCGCCTATACGCGTTCGAATACCCGTAAGCAGGCCGCAGATATAGGGATGCTGATGCGGGATGCCATGAGGGTGCCACGTATCTATCCCGTGAAAGATACGCTGGGCAACTGGGTCGTGCCTGCCCTGACCAGCAACAGCGTATTTGCCCTGTTGAATGACTATGGTTACGAATCAAAAGCAGTGGATAACCTGATGGGCGGACTGGATATCATTGTTACACCGGTCAACCATTTTAAAATCAACTTCAATGCTTCTGCAAACTATAATGTCGAATCGAACGACAGACGCATCAACCAATTCTCCTATGCGCCCTATTATACAACCGCTACACCACCGTTATACAACGAACGCCATGTATCGGAATATAAAAATCTGATATCTAACATTTATACCACGGCGGAATATGAAAACACCTTTGGCGAACATTATGTCAAAGGACAGGTAGGGGTGAGAAGCGATGCCACCAACGAAACATGGGGTATGCGGGCAGACAGGTTCGGCACTACCAACCTGGATCAGGACTGGTCTATCGGTGGCGGATATATTCCAAAATCTGATGGAACGTATGATTACCGCGACCTGGGTACCTACAACGATATTATCAATCCTAATCTGTATGCCCTGAACTCTTTGTTTGGAAGGGTAAATTATGCTTATGCAGATAAATATCTGGCGGAATTTACCTGGCGCTATGATGGATCGTCCAAACTCGCTCCCGGCCACAGATGGCAGTTCTTTCCTGCCTTTTCGCTCGGCTGGCGCCTGACAGATGAGGCATTTCTGCAGGAGATCAAAGACCGCATTGGCAACATCAAGCTGCGTTATTCCTATGGGCAGGTAGGTAACTCAAATATTGGCGGCTTCAACTACCTCGCCAGGGTTAAACTCAATAATGCCAATTACTCCTTCAATAATTCCCCGGCAAACGGATCTACCTTTACCACCTATAACGACCTGCTGAAATGGGAAATTTCCACCATGAGCAACTATGGCGTAGATGCTGATTTCTTTAAAGGCAGACTGACAGCATCTTTTGATTATTTCAATAAACAAACAACCGGTATTTACCTGTTCCAGACAGTGCCAGGTACTGCCGGAACCGATGCACCACTGGAGAATGTGGGAACCGTTAATAATAAAGGCTGGGAACTTAACCTGACCTATCACCTGAAAACAGGTGCGTTTACGCATAACTTTGGTTTCAATATTTCAGATAACCTGAATAAGGTCATTAAGTTCGGCCAGGAATCCATCCAGGGATCCGATGTTACGTTTATCATCAAAGAAGGCTATCCTATTGCCTCCTACTATGGTTATAAATCCGCAGGACTGTACCAGAACCTCGACGACCTGAAAAATGCACCGAAAGTGCCTTTTGCCTATAACCAGCAGGTAATGCCCGGTGATATTAAATATGTAGACCGTAATAAAGACGGCGTCATTGATGAAAATGACCGTTATATCTTCGGAAACCCTTTTCCCCGCTATACTTTCGGGTTTACCTATAATGTCAGCTGGAAGAATTTCGACCTGACCATGTTCTGGCAGGGGGTAGGTAAAAGAACGCAGTTCCTCCGTGGTGATATCGTAGAAGCCTTCCATAATAATGAAGATCATGCCATGGTGCAGCACCTGGACAGGTGGACACCTACCAATCCCAATGCTACCTATCCCAGACTTACCATTGGCGCAGCAGATCAAAACAACTTTGCATACTCTGACTATTGGTTATTTGATACCAGGTACCTGCGGCTGAAAAATTTTCAGCTGGGCTATAGTTTACCTGCGTCGTTGCTGCAGCGGGCACATATTCAGGGGGCAAGGGTATATTTTACCAGCCAGAACCTGATCACCATTATGCCGAAGCGTTTCCGGGAAATTGGCGTGGACCCGGAGTTTACCCAGTTTGATAATAAACTGAGTATGTCCAACTACAACCCGATTGCCGGCAGAAATTACCCTAACGCTGCCACCTATTCCTTCGGTGTAGATTTTAAGTTCTGA